From Anoplopoma fimbria isolate UVic2021 breed Golden Eagle Sablefish chromosome 11, Afim_UVic_2022, whole genome shotgun sequence, one genomic window encodes:
- the LOC129098625 gene encoding desumoylating isopeptidase 1-like, translating to MDKNATRYNVQLYIYDLSRGMARSLSPIMLGKQLDGIWHTAIVAFGDEFFFGGEGISSCSPGGTMLGPPDTVVELGETEVSEEIFMDYLSSLGESTYRGDRYRLFEHNCNTFTNEVAQFLTGNSIPSYITDLPSEVLSTPFGQILRPILDSIHIAPSGGNVINGGRNM from the exons ATGGATAAGAATGCTACGCGATACAATGTACAACTATATATTTATGATCTATCGAGAGGGATGGCTCGCAGCCTCAGCCCCATCATGTTAG GAAAGCAACTGGATGGTATATG GCACACAGCCATAGTGGCATTCGGTGATGAGTTCTTCTTTGGAGGGGAGGGGATCTCCAGCTGTTCGCCG GGTGGGACGATGTTGGGCCCTCCAGACACAGTGGTAGAGCTGGGCGAGACAGAAGTGTCTGAGGAGATCTTCATGGATTACCTCTCTTCCCTGGGGGAAAGCACATACAG AGGTGACAGGTATCGTCTGTTTGAGCACAACTGCAACACCTTCACTAACGAGGTGGCTCAGTTCCTGACGGGCAACTCCATCCCGTCCTACATCACCGACCTTCCATCGGAAGTCCTCTCCAC ACCGTTTGGCCAAATACTGCGGCCGATTCTGGACTCCATCCACATCGCCCCTTCAGGAGGTAACGTCATCAACGGCGGAAGAAACATGTAA